CGGCCTGGCCCAGGGAAGCAAGTGCGAGCGCTGCTGGAAAGTCCTGCCCCAGGTAGGCGCCGAAGCCGACCATCCGACCCTCTGCCCCCGGTGCGCCGATGCCGTTCGCCGTCACGCCGGCTGACCGGGCCCGCCTGGTCCGGGGCCTGGTCCCGGCGGCCGTGGTCATGGTGCTGGACCAGATCACCAAGCTGGTGATGGTCGGCGCCGTCATGCAGCCGTCCCGGGTCATCGAGGTGACGCCCTTCTTCAACCTGGTGATGACCTGGAACCGGGGCGTCAGCTTCGGCATGTTCAATACCGGCTCGCCCTGGAACGCCTGGGTGCTGACCGCCGTCGCCCTGGTCATCTGCGCCGCCCTGGTAGCTTGGTTGCGAAAGGCTGAAGGCCGCTGGGTGCCGCTGGCGCTCGGCCTGGTGATCGGCGGGGCCCTGGGCAACGTGATCGACCGCCTGCACTGGGGCGCGGTCGCCGATTTCCTGGACTTCCACGCCTTCGGCTATCACTGGCCGGC
This sequence is a window from Magnetospirillum sp. WYHS-4. Protein-coding genes within it:
- the lspA gene encoding signal peptidase II, which encodes MPFAVTPADRARLVRGLVPAAVVMVLDQITKLVMVGAVMQPSRVIEVTPFFNLVMTWNRGVSFGMFNTGSPWNAWVLTAVALVICAALVAWLRKAEGRWVPLALGLVIGGALGNVIDRLHWGAVADFLDFHAFGYHWPAFNLADSAITVGAAALVLDSLFAGPEKPKLPPEGADSKDSA